TATCGGTTTATATGAAACAAAAAAAAGCAACTTTTCAGTTGCTTTTTTTTGTTTAGCTAGGTTGTCTATTATTTGTTTAGACTAATGTAGTAGTTAATTATAGCTTCATTTTAGTGTATATGATAAAATGTATTTTCATAAATAATGAAGCTTATTTCTCAATAAAAATGAATAGTTAAGGAGTGCTTTTTAAGATGAGTGAGTTACCAACCACCTGAAGCACCACCACCACCAAAGCCTCCGCCTCCGAAGCCTCCACCAAAGCCACCACCTCCAGAAGAACCGCCAAAACCGCCTCCTCCAAAACCACCAGAGCCACTTCTGTAACCTCCGCGACCAGAATTACTTAGTATTATAGCTTCAAGTATACTTCGTGATGTACTTCGTCCACCTCCAAAGTGATCTGTGCCATTGCCACCTCTTCGGTTTTTAGATATAGAAATTAAAATGATAATAAAAATAATGCCCAAAAAGAAAATAACACCTATGGGGAACTCTTCTGAAGTATCATTTTGACGTGAGCCTTTATACTCACCATTCATAACTTCAAAAATAGCATCCGCACCACGATTTAAGCCACCGTAGTAGTTGTTTTGTTTGAAAAACGGGATAATGTCTTGCTCTATAATGCGACGCGACATAGCGTCTGTTAATAGGTGTTCAACACCATAGCCAGTACTGATATTTATTTTTCTGTCTTTTCTGGCTAGTAAAATGAAAATTCCGTTGTCTTCCTTTTCTTGACCAATACCCCATTCTTGAGCCCAATTAGTCGCTAAGTAATTAATGTATTCACCTTGAGTAGATGGTATAATAGCAACAACTATTTGCGTAGAAGTGGTGTCAGAGTATTTTATTAGTTTAGACTCTAAAGCATTTTTTTGACTTGAAGATAGTAATTTAGCATAATCATAAACACTAGTTTGTCCACCATTAGATTTATCTGGTTTTGACGGAATTTTGAACTGCGCAAAGCCTGTGCTAAAGGATAATAAAATAGCTAATACAACGAGTTTTAATACATTGTTTTTTAATGATTGCTTACTGACTACTGAAGACTGTATTCTGAATATCATCCTTTAGAAATAGTATTGCTTAACTCATTAGTGTCATCGTCTTTGATAGGGAAATGTGTTTTTAGTTGCTGTCCAGCATGTAAAATACCATCCACTAAACCTTGTTTGAAATGGCCTGATTTAAAATGGTTTTCAATGATTGTTTTAGTGTCATCCCAGAAGGTTTTAGGGACAAGTTTGTTTATACCTTCGTCACCATATATTCCAAATTTATGGTCGTCAACTGCAACATAGATCAAAACACCATTTCTATCCCTAGTATTGTCCATTTTTAAATAGGAAAAAACCTCTAATGCGCGAGATTCTAAATCGGCATTACAAGTTTTTTCGATATGTACACGGATTTCTCCAGAGGTATGGTCTTCTGCTACACAAATAGCATCAACAATAGCCTGTTCTTCAATAGTGGTTAAAAACGATTCAACTTTATCTTGCATAAATTAAAATTGTACTTTAGGAGCGTTTTCACTTCCTGGTGATGCTTTAAATAACCCAAGCGCTTCTTTATTAATGTAGTTTGCAACGTAGCTAGTAGGGAATTTAGCAATAAAAATATTGTAAGCTCCTGCTAAACTGTTAAATCTGTTACGTTCCACATTAATTCTGTTTTCCGTACCTTCTAATTGGCTTTGTAATTCTAAAAAGCCTCTGTCAGCTTTTAATTCAGGATAACGCTCTACAGATACTAATAATCTTGATAAAGCGCCACTTAATCCTTGTTGCGCTTTTTGAAATTGGGCAATGTTTTCCGGAGAGATAGCACTGGCATCAACATTGATTGTTGGTTTTGTAGCTTCTGCTCTGGCTTTAATTACAGCTTCCAATGTTTCCTTTTCATGATCTGCATAGCCTTTTACAGTAGCGACAAGATTAGGGATTAAATCAGCTCTTCTTTGGTAAGAACTTTCTACATTAGCCCATTGTGCTACTGCAACACCTTCTTTTTCTATGATTTCATTATTAATACCAATGCCCCATTTGAATACTATAAAGGCAAGAATTCCAATAATAACGATAGGTATAAGTAATTTTTTCATGGTAGATGATTTTTTAGTGTTGCCTTCAGGTAGTTGTTTATAGTTCATTTTTTAATTTTATTAATTGTGCTTTGACTCCTTCTAATTTAGTTATAATTTCAAAGTTATCAAGGGTTTTCTTTTTTTCTTCTTTTAAATGTGTTTTTGCACCGTCTAAAGTAAAGCCACGCTCTTTTACCAAATGATAAATTAGTTGTAAGTTTTTTATGTCTTCAGGGGTGAATTTTCTATTTCCTGTTACTGTTTTTTTTGGTTTTAGGACATCAAATTCTTTTTCCCAAAACCGAAGTAATGATGTGTTTACATCAAAGGCTTTTGCCACTTCACCAATGGAATAGTAGCGTTTTTCTGGAAGATCAATAATCATTAATCTAAAGATTGGTTTTCTACCGAGGCATGTCGCAGAAGTTTGTTAAATTCTTCAGGAGATAAACTACCGTAGTAAAAATTCATAGGATTAATACGTTGCCCATCTTTAAATATTTCATAATGAACATGTGGTGCTTGAGAGCGTCCAGTACTACCTACAAAACCTATTAAATCCCCACGTTTTACTTTTTGATTTTTTTGAGCGACAAATTTAAACATGTGCGCATAAAGAGAAGTGTACCCATAGCCATGATCTATTCTAATATGATTTCCATATCCTGCAGAATTGTTGTCAGCACGCACCACAATACCATCTCCTGAGGCATAAATAGGAGTCCCTCTAGGGGCTGTAAAGTCCATACCCCAATGCATTTTTCTAAGTTTAGTAAAGGGGTCAGATCGCATACCATATCCCGAAGCCATTCTGGTTAAGTCTTCATTACTTACAGGTTGTATCGCAGGAATAGCTAATAATAATTTTTCTTTTTCTTCAGCTAAAATTGCAATTTCGTCTAGTGATTTTGACTGTACAACTATGCGTTTAAGGAGTATGTCAATGCGTTTGTTACTATTTACAATCAATTGAGAATTATCGTAACCTTCTAGTCTTTTATATCTGTTAACACCTCCAAATCCAGCTTTACGTTGTTCTTCTGGAATAGGGTTAGCCTCAAAATACAAACGATAAATGGCATTATCACGATCTTCGATATTTGCTAAGACCATTTCTGCCTCCTCCATTTTTTTATTTAGTAAATCAAACTGTAATTCTAAATTTGATAACTCGCGTTTTAGGGCTTTTTCTTTTGGTGATTCAAAGTATTGCCCGCCTATAAAAACAAACAGAAAACTAAATAGGGCGGCAGCAATTAAGAATAAAGATATAAACTTAAATGTGCGTCTTTTTCTGCGCTCTATCTTTTTATAAGAGAGTGTTTCAGAATCATAATAATA
This portion of the Olleya sp. Bg11-27 genome encodes:
- a CDS encoding TPM domain-containing protein, giving the protein MIFRIQSSVVSKQSLKNNVLKLVVLAILLSFSTGFAQFKIPSKPDKSNGGQTSVYDYAKLLSSSQKNALESKLIKYSDTTSTQIVVAIIPSTQGEYINYLATNWAQEWGIGQEKEDNGIFILLARKDRKINISTGYGVEHLLTDAMSRRIIEQDIIPFFKQNNYYGGLNRGADAIFEVMNGEYKGSRQNDTSEEFPIGVIFFLGIIFIIILISISKNRRGGNGTDHFGGGRSTSRSILEAIILSNSGRGGYRSGSGGFGGGGFGGSSGGGGFGGGFGGGGFGGGGASGGW
- a CDS encoding TPM domain-containing protein, coding for MQDKVESFLTTIEEQAIVDAICVAEDHTSGEIRVHIEKTCNADLESRALEVFSYLKMDNTRDRNGVLIYVAVDDHKFGIYGDEGINKLVPKTFWDDTKTIIENHFKSGHFKQGLVDGILHAGQQLKTHFPIKDDDTNELSNTISKG
- a CDS encoding LemA family protein translates to MNYKQLPEGNTKKSSTMKKLLIPIVIIGILAFIVFKWGIGINNEIIEKEGVAVAQWANVESSYQRRADLIPNLVATVKGYADHEKETLEAVIKARAEATKPTINVDASAISPENIAQFQKAQQGLSGALSRLLVSVERYPELKADRGFLELQSQLEGTENRINVERNRFNSLAGAYNIFIAKFPTSYVANYINKEALGLFKASPGSENAPKVQF
- a CDS encoding MerR family transcriptional regulator, which translates into the protein MIIDLPEKRYYSIGEVAKAFDVNTSLLRFWEKEFDVLKPKKTVTGNRKFTPEDIKNLQLIYHLVKERGFTLDGAKTHLKEEKKKTLDNFEIITKLEGVKAQLIKLKNEL
- a CDS encoding M23 family metallopeptidase, producing the protein MSKVKYYYDSETLSYKKIERRKRRTFKFISLFLIAAALFSFLFVFIGGQYFESPKEKALKRELSNLELQFDLLNKKMEEAEMVLANIEDRDNAIYRLYFEANPIPEEQRKAGFGGVNRYKRLEGYDNSQLIVNSNKRIDILLKRIVVQSKSLDEIAILAEEKEKLLLAIPAIQPVSNEDLTRMASGYGMRSDPFTKLRKMHWGMDFTAPRGTPIYASGDGIVVRADNNSAGYGNHIRIDHGYGYTSLYAHMFKFVAQKNQKVKRGDLIGFVGSTGRSQAPHVHYEIFKDGQRINPMNFYYGSLSPEEFNKLLRHASVENQSLD